From a region of the Arachis ipaensis cultivar K30076 chromosome B09, Araip1.1, whole genome shotgun sequence genome:
- the LOC107618255 gene encoding probable prefoldin subunit 2 — MAGKAEGSDHREPVNEQAVANIYAAMRSELNQIHSKITELEMEVSEHSLVVNAIQPLDPSRRCYRMIGGVLVERTVKEVLPAVLRNKEGLEEVISRLNEALEKKKKEIVEFEAKYKIRIRKADAEVKDESGRKEGTAQGVLVGPAGGSEA; from the coding sequence ATGGCTGGTAAAGCTGAAGGTAGTGATCACAGAGAGCCAGTTAATGAACAAGCAGTTGCAAATATATATGCGGCAATGAGGTCTGAACTCAACCAAATTCACTCGAAAATCACCGAGCTGGAAATGGAAGTTAGCGAGCACTCGCTGGTAGTTAATGCCATTCAGCCGCTTGATCCCTCTAGGCGATGCTATCGAATGATTGGGGGTGTTCTGGTCGAGAGAACTGTGAAGGAGGTCTTGCCTGCGGTGCTGCGCAACAAAGAGGGACTCGAAGAAGTTATTAGCAGGCTCAATGAAGCattggaaaagaagaaaaaggagattgttgagtttgaggCTAAATATAAAATCAGGATAAGGAAAGCTGATGCAGAGGTGAAGGATGAATCCGGTAGGAAGGAAGGCACCGCTCAAGGCGTTCTTGTTGGCCCTGCAGGTGGAAGTGAAGCATAG